A section of the Pseudomonas tritici genome encodes:
- a CDS encoding MGMT family protein, producing the protein MRTVNQPAEPPQSPAEMRRTALYLTLAQVPAGCVVSYGELAHLAGLGRAARWVGRTLSQLPADTKLPWHRVLGAGGRISLPVGSASGDEQRARLRDEGITVRNNRVDIQRHGWRPVEHSG; encoded by the coding sequence ATGCGCACAGTGAATCAACCCGCCGAGCCCCCGCAAAGCCCTGCCGAAATGCGCCGCACTGCGCTGTACCTGACCCTGGCGCAAGTGCCCGCAGGGTGCGTGGTCAGCTACGGCGAGCTGGCTCACCTGGCTGGGCTGGGGCGTGCGGCGCGCTGGGTAGGCCGCACCCTGAGTCAACTGCCTGCAGACACCAAACTTCCCTGGCATCGCGTGCTGGGTGCCGGTGGTCGGATAAGTCTGCCGGTGGGCAGTGCCTCGGGTGACGAGCAACGCGCGCGTTTGCGCGATGAAGGCATCACGGTCCGCAACAATCGCGTGGATATTCAGCGCCATGGCTGGCGCCCGGTAGAGCACAGCGGTTAG
- a CDS encoding HugZ family protein, whose product MSAQVAKNARELLLKEYRGALATQSKAMPGFPFGSVVPYCLDEQGRPLILISRIAQHTHNLQKDPKCSLLVGEREADDVQAVGRLTYLAEAVKLQEGAAIEAAAERYYRYFPDSANYHQAHDFDFWVLKPVRHRYIGGFGAIHWVDQLTLANPFAGAAERSMIEHMNSDHTKAIAHYVDLAGLPTSEPAQLAGIDSEGMHLRIGQSLYWLPFAEPCNTPTQVREALVSLAHADVWPKKEAADA is encoded by the coding sequence TTGAGCGCACAGGTTGCCAAGAACGCCCGAGAGCTGTTGCTCAAGGAATACCGTGGGGCTCTCGCCACACAGTCCAAAGCCATGCCGGGTTTCCCTTTTGGTTCGGTCGTGCCGTATTGCCTGGACGAGCAGGGCCGTCCGCTGATCCTCATCAGCCGTATTGCCCAGCACACCCACAACCTGCAAAAAGACCCAAAGTGTTCGTTGCTGGTAGGTGAGCGTGAGGCGGATGACGTGCAGGCCGTCGGGCGCCTCACCTACCTCGCTGAGGCCGTAAAACTCCAGGAGGGCGCTGCCATCGAGGCAGCGGCCGAGCGTTATTACCGCTACTTCCCCGATTCGGCCAACTACCACCAAGCCCACGACTTCGACTTCTGGGTGCTCAAGCCGGTGCGCCACCGTTACATCGGCGGCTTTGGGGCGATTCACTGGGTCGACCAGTTGACCCTGGCCAACCCGTTCGCGGGTGCGGCTGAGCGCAGCATGATCGAACACATGAACAGCGATCACACCAAAGCCATTGCCCACTACGTCGACTTGGCCGGTTTGCCGACTTCCGAGCCTGCGCAGTTGGCCGGTATCGACAGCGAAGGCATGCACCTGCGTATCGGCCAATCCTTATATTGGTTACCGTTCGCAGAGCCTTGCAACACTCCGACACAAGTGCGCGAAGCCCTGGTTTCATTGGCGCACGCTGACGTCTGGCCGAAAAAAGAAGCCGCTGACGCTTGA
- a CDS encoding DUF481 domain-containing protein translates to MLSRTLLCLAVFSASTPLLADTVWLKNGDRLTGKIKVFDGGKLLIQTDYAGAIPVDWKQVKTLESDQELLVKQDAYTGEKAKSLKPADEGKVVLANGEAPKTVELASIQQILKPKPVIEDLVWKGNVDMALDYKRAEKDTNDYDIDFKTTARHGQWRHTGQGEYNREFQDDVTTTDNWALEYDLDRFLTEHWFWQGRLTYKRDKVEDLARQRTVGTGPGYQFWDDELGAFSLGSLVNRTDYEYAEGGKDNFYSLAMKWNYNRYLVGKTVEFFTNGELGKPIDGPAEYSLDAEMGLRYKVTEWASLNLKAERDVISGDSESSLSKTRYTAGFGVAW, encoded by the coding sequence ATGTTGTCCAGAACCCTGTTGTGCCTCGCTGTTTTCAGCGCCTCCACGCCCTTGCTGGCCGATACCGTCTGGTTGAAGAACGGTGACCGTCTGACTGGCAAGATCAAGGTCTTCGACGGTGGCAAGTTGCTGATCCAGACCGATTACGCGGGCGCCATTCCTGTGGACTGGAAACAGGTGAAAACCCTGGAAAGCGACCAGGAGCTGCTGGTCAAGCAAGATGCCTACACCGGCGAAAAGGCCAAGTCCCTGAAACCGGCGGATGAAGGCAAAGTGGTGCTGGCCAATGGCGAGGCGCCAAAGACCGTCGAGCTGGCAAGCATTCAGCAGATCCTCAAGCCCAAGCCTGTGATCGAAGACTTGGTGTGGAAGGGCAATGTCGACATGGCTCTGGACTACAAGCGCGCCGAAAAAGATACCAACGACTATGACATCGACTTCAAGACCACCGCGCGGCATGGCCAATGGCGCCACACCGGGCAGGGCGAGTACAACCGCGAGTTCCAGGACGACGTGACCACCACCGACAACTGGGCGTTGGAATATGACCTGGACCGCTTCCTGACCGAGCATTGGTTCTGGCAGGGACGCTTGACTTACAAGCGTGACAAGGTTGAAGACCTGGCTCGCCAGCGTACCGTCGGTACCGGCCCTGGCTACCAGTTCTGGGATGATGAGCTGGGGGCATTCTCCCTGGGGTCGCTCGTCAACCGCACCGATTACGAATACGCCGAAGGCGGCAAGGACAACTTCTATTCCCTGGCCATGAAGTGGAACTACAACCGCTACCTGGTGGGCAAGACCGTTGAATTCTTCACGAATGGCGAATTGGGCAAACCTATCGATGGCCCAGCGGAATACTCCCTGGATGCGGAAATGGGCCTGCGCTACAAAGTCACCGAGTGGGCTTCGCTCAACCTCAAGGCTGAACGCGACGTCATCAGTGGCGACTCGGAAAGCAGCCTGAGCAAAACCCGCTACACCGCAGGGTTCGGCGTGGCCTGGTAA
- a CDS encoding AmpG family muropeptide MFS transporter — MPRKTWRAALAAYASPSTLVLLLLGFAAGLPYMLVFSTLSVWLREAGVARETIGYASLIGLAYAFKWVWSPLLDQWRLPLLGKLGRRRSWLVLAQSLVILGLIGMGFCDPQKHLSWLIAIAVVVAFASATQDIAVDAYRLEIADDSRQAALAASYMSGYRIAALLATAGALFFAEGFGSTGFNYKHSAWTGTYVLFGVLMVPALLTTLFMREPNVPLRTQLQAGRYSFVHQLVSVFVLIVLLVSVPAMFTQLFNTDFASVLFHGMSLWDLLMDDRAFLRAILYITLTALCLSAMGRRGLAPVLTPVNDFILRYRWQALLLLGLIATYRMSDTVMGVMANVFYIDQGFTKDQIAGVSKIFGLIMTLVGAGMGGLLIVRFGILPILFIGGVFSAGTNLLFVALADMGPDLQMLIFTISLDNFSSGMATSAFVAYLSSLTNLKFSATQYALLSSIMLLLPRLIGGYSGVMVEKFGYHNFFLITCMLGVPTLLLIALHWYQENRRIRLNPPVDD; from the coding sequence ATGCCCCGTAAAACCTGGCGCGCCGCGCTCGCTGCCTATGCCAGCCCCTCGACGTTAGTGCTGTTGTTGCTCGGCTTTGCCGCCGGCTTGCCTTACATGTTGGTGTTCTCGACGCTGTCGGTGTGGTTGCGTGAGGCCGGTGTGGCCCGCGAGACCATCGGCTATGCAAGCCTGATTGGTTTGGCCTATGCCTTTAAATGGGTCTGGTCGCCGCTGCTCGACCAATGGCGCCTGCCGTTGCTCGGTAAACTCGGGCGACGCCGGTCCTGGCTGGTCCTTGCCCAGTCGCTGGTGATCCTCGGATTGATCGGCATGGGCTTTTGCGACCCGCAGAAACATTTGTCCTGGCTGATCGCTATCGCCGTCGTCGTGGCCTTCGCGTCCGCCACCCAGGATATTGCGGTCGACGCCTACCGTCTGGAAATCGCCGATGACAGCCGCCAGGCCGCGTTGGCCGCCAGCTATATGTCCGGCTATCGCATCGCCGCCCTGCTCGCCACGGCAGGTGCACTGTTTTTTGCTGAAGGTTTCGGCTCCACCGGTTTCAACTATAAACACTCGGCCTGGACCGGCACCTATGTGCTGTTCGGCGTATTGATGGTTCCTGCGTTGCTGACCACGCTGTTCATGCGCGAACCCAATGTGCCACTGCGCACCCAGCTGCAGGCCGGGCGCTACAGTTTCGTGCATCAACTGGTCTCGGTATTTGTGCTGATCGTATTGCTGGTGTCGGTGCCGGCGATGTTCACCCAGCTGTTCAACACTGATTTCGCAAGCGTGCTGTTCCACGGCATGAGCCTGTGGGACCTGCTGATGGATGACCGTGCGTTCCTGCGCGCCATTCTCTATATCACGCTCACCGCACTGTGCCTCTCGGCCATGGGTCGCCGGGGCCTGGCGCCGGTGTTGACGCCGGTCAACGACTTCATCCTGCGCTATCGCTGGCAAGCATTACTGCTGCTGGGGCTGATCGCCACCTATCGCATGTCTGACACCGTGATGGGCGTGATGGCCAACGTGTTCTACATCGACCAAGGCTTTACCAAGGACCAGATCGCCGGGGTCAGCAAGATCTTCGGCCTGATCATGACCCTGGTCGGCGCCGGCATGGGCGGCCTGCTGATTGTGCGCTTCGGTATCCTGCCAATCCTGTTCATCGGCGGCGTGTTCTCTGCCGGCACCAACCTGCTGTTCGTGGCGCTCGCCGACATGGGCCCGGACCTGCAGATGCTGATTTTCACGATTTCCCTGGATAACTTCAGCTCGGGCATGGCCACATCGGCGTTTGTGGCCTATTTGTCGAGCCTGACCAACCTCAAGTTCTCCGCCACCCAATACGCGCTGCTCAGCTCGATCATGCTGTTGCTGCCGCGCCTGATCGGCGGGTATTCGGGGGTAATGGTGGAGAAGTTCGGCTACCATAATTTCTTCCTGATCACCTGCATGCTGGGTGTACCGACACTGCTGCTGATTGCACTGCATTGGTATCAGGAGAATCGGCGGATTCGGTTGAATCCCCCGGTAGACGACTGA
- the mprF gene encoding bifunctional lysylphosphatidylglycerol flippase/synthetase MprF — protein sequence MRANSSEPQDTVTAEQPIPPARLRWLDLVSKYRQPIGLAVTLLLFAIALIACRHLLLELDLYALHDSILEVPRPALLGAFAAGVAGFVILLGYEFSGARYAGVQLPAKTLALGGFTAFAIGNAIGLSMLSGGSVRYRLYARHGIGASEVAHMTVFASLALGCALPPLAALATLSNLPAASTYLHLSQGLLGGIAGAVLLLSAALCIGIYRRRLPEQPYPDNLLVKAGRRTLRLPGRRLTFLQLIITALDVAAAATVLYLLLPEAPPFGPFLLVYLLALAAGVLSHVPGGVGVFEAILLAAFADKLGAAPLAAALLLYRMIYVVLPLLIACVFLLVNEAQRLFQTQQSLRVASGLAAPVLAVLVFLSGVVLLFSGATPEIDSRLENIGFLIPHRLIDASHFGASLIGVLCLLLAQGLRRRLSAAWMLTMVLLLTGALLSLLKGFDWEEASLMTMTAILLAIFRRSFYRASRLTELPFSPLYLVASVCVLGASIWLLLFAYQDVPYSHQLWWQFTLDANAPRGLRSLLGAAVLLVIVSLTWLLRTARPVIHLPTPDELERASKILMASSQPDGGLALTGDKALLFHPNDEAFLMYARRGRSLVALYDPIGPTQPRAEMIWQFRDLCDIHHARPVFYQVRAENLPYYMDIGLTAIKLGEEARVDLKRFDLEAKGKEMKDLRYTWNRGTRDGLSLEIFEPGTAPMDALKVISDAWLTGKNVREKGFSLGRFSDDYLKHFRIAIIRFEGNPVAFANLLETYNHDLASLDLMRAHPDAPKLTMEFMMVGLIQHYKSHGYARFSLGMVPLSGLQPRRGAPLTQRLGSMVFRRGEQLYNFQGLRRFKDKFQPDWEPRYMAVPAGLDPLVALADTAALIAGGLTGLVKR from the coding sequence ATGCGCGCCAACTCGTCTGAACCACAAGACACTGTTACAGCAGAACAACCGATCCCTCCCGCTCGTTTGCGTTGGCTGGATCTGGTGAGCAAATACCGGCAACCCATCGGGCTGGCCGTCACACTATTGCTGTTCGCCATCGCGTTGATCGCCTGCCGACACCTGCTGCTGGAACTGGATCTTTACGCCCTCCACGATTCGATCCTGGAAGTGCCCAGGCCCGCCCTGCTCGGTGCGTTTGCCGCAGGTGTCGCCGGCTTCGTCATTCTATTAGGCTACGAATTTTCCGGCGCGCGCTACGCGGGGGTACAACTGCCCGCCAAGACCCTGGCCTTGGGCGGCTTTACCGCGTTTGCCATCGGCAATGCGATTGGCCTGTCCATGCTCTCGGGCGGTTCGGTGCGTTATCGTTTATATGCGCGCCATGGCATCGGGGCTTCAGAAGTGGCGCACATGACCGTGTTCGCCAGCCTGGCCCTGGGCTGCGCCCTGCCGCCGCTGGCGGCACTGGCCACCTTGAGTAACTTGCCGGCGGCCTCCACTTATTTGCATCTGTCGCAAGGGTTGCTGGGCGGCATTGCCGGCGCCGTGTTGCTGTTGTCGGCCGCGCTGTGCATCGGCATTTATCGCCGTCGCCTGCCGGAGCAACCCTACCCGGATAACCTGCTGGTAAAAGCTGGCCGCCGTACCCTGCGTCTGCCGGGCCGGCGTTTGACCTTCCTGCAACTGATCATCACCGCACTGGACGTCGCCGCCGCTGCCACCGTCCTTTATCTGTTGTTGCCGGAAGCGCCGCCCTTCGGCCCCTTCCTGTTGGTGTACCTGCTGGCCCTGGCAGCCGGCGTACTCAGTCATGTACCGGGCGGGGTTGGCGTATTCGAAGCGATTCTGCTCGCCGCCTTCGCCGACAAACTGGGCGCCGCGCCATTGGCCGCGGCCCTGCTGCTGTACCGCATGATCTACGTGGTGCTGCCGCTGTTGATTGCCTGTGTGTTCCTGCTGGTCAACGAAGCGCAGCGTCTGTTCCAGACCCAGCAAAGCCTGCGGGTCGCCTCGGGGCTGGCAGCGCCAGTACTGGCCGTACTGGTTTTTTTGTCCGGCGTGGTCCTGCTGTTTTCTGGCGCCACGCCCGAAATCGACTCACGCCTGGAAAACATCGGCTTCCTGATTCCCCACCGCCTGATTGACGCCTCGCACTTTGGCGCCAGCCTGATCGGCGTGCTGTGCCTGTTGCTGGCCCAGGGCCTGCGTCGACGCTTGTCAGCCGCCTGGATGCTGACCATGGTGCTGCTGCTGACCGGTGCGTTGCTCTCGCTGCTCAAGGGTTTCGACTGGGAAGAAGCCAGCTTGATGACCATGACCGCGATCCTGCTGGCGATTTTCCGACGCTCGTTCTACCGCGCCAGCCGCCTCACCGAGCTGCCCTTCTCGCCGCTGTACCTGGTGGCAAGCGTGTGCGTGCTGGGGGCTTCGATCTGGCTGCTGCTGTTCGCTTATCAAGACGTGCCGTACAGCCACCAGTTGTGGTGGCAGTTCACCCTGGACGCCAACGCGCCCCGTGGTTTGCGCTCGCTGTTGGGCGCCGCCGTCCTGCTGGTGATCGTGTCCCTGACCTGGCTGTTACGCACCGCGCGCCCGGTGATCCACCTGCCGACGCCCGACGAGCTCGAGCGCGCCAGCAAGATCCTGATGGCCTCGTCCCAACCCGACGGCGGCCTGGCGCTCACCGGCGACAAGGCGCTGCTGTTCCATCCCAATGATGAAGCTTTCCTCATGTACGCCCGTCGCGGGCGCAGCCTGGTAGCCTTGTACGACCCGATCGGCCCGACCCAGCCACGCGCCGAGATGATCTGGCAGTTCCGCGACCTGTGCGACATCCATCACGCGCGCCCAGTGTTCTATCAAGTGCGCGCAGAGAACCTGCCGTACTACATGGACATCGGCCTTACCGCGATCAAACTGGGTGAAGAAGCCCGCGTCGACCTGAAACGCTTTGACCTGGAAGCCAAGGGCAAAGAGATGAAGGACCTGCGCTATACCTGGAACCGTGGCACCCGCGACGGCCTGTCCCTGGAGATCTTTGAACCGGGCACGGCACCGATGGACGCGCTCAAAGTGATCTCGGATGCCTGGCTGACCGGCAAGAACGTACGGGAAAAAGGCTTTTCCCTGGGACGCTTCAGCGACGACTACCTCAAGCACTTTCGCATCGCGATCATTCGCTTCGAAGGGAACCCGGTGGCCTTCGCCAACTTGCTCGAGACCTACAACCACGATCTGGCCAGTCTCGACCTGATGCGCGCCCACCCTGACGCACCCAAGCTGACCATGGAATTCATGATGGTCGGCCTGATTCAACATTATAAGAGTCACGGCTACGCCCGCTTCAGCCTCGGCATGGTGCCGTTGTCGGGCCTGCAGCCACGCCGCGGCGCGCCGTTGACCCAACGCCTGGGTTCGATGGTGTTCCGCCGTGGCGAGCAACTGTATAACTTCCAAGGTTTGCGCCGCTTCAAAGACAAGTTCCAGCCTGACTGGGAACCCCGTTACATGGCCGTGCCCGCAGGACTTGATCCGCTGGTGGCACTGGCCGATACCGCCGCCCTGATCGCGGGCGGCTTGACTGGATTGGTGAAACGCTGA
- a CDS encoding FxsA family protein: MRPFLLLFLLFPVLELFVFVQVSSAIGFFPALLLIILGSMLGVLVLRVAGLATALRARESLNRGELPAQTMLEGLMMALAGGLLILPGFISDVVGLVMLLPVTRKLLAGKMRQRAEEAAIRQRAFADDLQPRGGPAPRQPLGREGDVIEGEFEHRDSK, from the coding sequence ATGCGCCCTTTTTTATTGCTCTTTCTGCTGTTCCCGGTGTTGGAGCTGTTCGTATTCGTTCAAGTCAGCAGTGCGATCGGGTTTTTCCCGGCCCTGCTGTTGATCATTCTCGGCTCGATGCTCGGCGTATTGGTGCTGCGCGTCGCCGGCCTGGCCACGGCGCTGCGTGCCCGTGAAAGCCTGAATCGTGGCGAGCTGCCCGCACAGACCATGCTTGAAGGCCTGATGATGGCCCTGGCCGGTGGCCTGTTGATCCTGCCGGGATTTATCAGCGATGTGGTCGGCCTGGTGATGTTGCTGCCAGTCACTCGCAAGCTGCTTGCCGGCAAGATGCGTCAGCGTGCCGAAGAGGCGGCGATTCGCCAGCGTGCGTTCGCCGATGACCTGCAACCTCGTGGCGGTCCGGCTCCGCGCCAGCCACTGGGGCGTGAAGGTGATGTGATCGAAGGCGAATTCGAACACCGCGACAGCAAATAA
- a CDS encoding virulence factor family protein yields the protein MIRRSWRYVLASVVLLALIAGGGFWYWNRPAPQPTLEQLPQADGSVMTRVTPNGTPKARVAVAVMADEILTDSQLIALSQGGKAQIVQVILPKDDCKLQEQALQSALGQLKGPATLVSGIGPGAALAWRWLATQNDDKANAISVGFALVQEGCKDPLPKTAAHGNWLVAWNDNPDDESASFVRDTPRATTSISDYDIHYPQVLNNELRKQLVGSDNGGLAIPVVEVPAGQAKDTVTLFLSGDGGWRDLDRDVAGEMAKIGYPVVGIDTLRYYWQHKTPEQSAKDLTELMQHYRQKWGTKRFVLTGYSFGADVLPAIYNRMPENEQQRVDAIILLAFARTGSFEIEVEGWLGNAGKEAATGPEMAKLPPEKVVCIYGAEEVDESGCTDKTAVGEALKLPGGHHFDENYPALAKRLVDIIVKHQAKDKAE from the coding sequence ATGATTCGACGTTCCTGGCGGTATGTATTGGCCTCTGTAGTGCTGCTCGCCTTGATCGCAGGCGGCGGCTTTTGGTACTGGAACCGCCCTGCCCCGCAGCCGACCCTGGAGCAACTGCCCCAGGCCGATGGCTCGGTGATGACCCGCGTGACGCCCAATGGCACGCCGAAAGCCCGTGTGGCCGTGGCCGTAATGGCCGACGAAATCCTGACCGACAGCCAACTGATCGCTCTGAGCCAGGGCGGCAAGGCGCAGATTGTTCAGGTGATCTTGCCCAAGGATGACTGCAAGCTGCAGGAACAAGCGCTGCAAAGCGCCCTGGGCCAGCTCAAGGGCCCGGCCACTCTGGTCAGTGGCATCGGCCCAGGCGCAGCCCTCGCCTGGCGCTGGCTGGCGACCCAGAATGACGACAAGGCCAATGCCATCTCCGTCGGCTTCGCTTTGGTGCAGGAAGGTTGCAAGGACCCACTGCCGAAAACCGCCGCGCACGGCAATTGGTTGGTGGCCTGGAACGACAACCCTGACGATGAAAGCGCCAGTTTCGTACGCGATACACCGCGCGCCACCACCAGCATCAGCGACTACGACATTCACTACCCGCAAGTGCTGAACAACGAGCTGCGCAAGCAACTGGTGGGCTCGGACAACGGCGGTCTGGCGATTCCGGTGGTTGAAGTGCCGGCCGGTCAGGCAAAGGACACCGTCACCCTGTTCCTCTCCGGTGATGGCGGCTGGCGTGACCTGGACCGCGACGTGGCCGGCGAAATGGCCAAGATCGGCTACCCCGTCGTCGGCATCGACACCCTGCGCTACTACTGGCAGCACAAGACCCCGGAACAAAGCGCCAAGGACCTCACCGAGCTGATGCAACACTACCGTCAGAAGTGGGGCACCAAGCGCTTCGTACTGACCGGTTATTCATTCGGTGCCGATGTATTGCCGGCCATCTACAACCGTATGCCGGAAAACGAACAGCAGCGGGTCGATGCGATTATCTTGCTGGCTTTCGCACGCACCGGCAGCTTTGAAATCGAAGTGGAAGGTTGGCTGGGTAACGCCGGTAAAGAGGCCGCTACGGGCCCGGAAATGGCCAAGCTGCCGCCGGAGAAAGTGGTGTGCATCTACGGTGCGGAAGAAGTCGATGAGAGCGGCTGCACAGACAAGACTGCCGTGGGTGAAGCGCTGAAGCTGCCAGGTGGGCATCACTTCGATGAGAACTACCCGGCGCTGGCCAAGCGCTTGGTGGATATCATTGTGAAGCACCAGGCCAAGGATAAAGCCGAGTAA
- a CDS encoding proline--tRNA ligase, whose product MRTSQYLLATQKETPSDAVVISHQLMLRAGMIRKLASGLYTWLPMGLKVMRKVEAIVREEMNAAGSLEVLMPSTQPAELWQESGRWEEYGPELLRFKDRHGRDFCAGPTHEEVITDLMRNELSSYKQLPLNLYQIQTKFRDEIRPRFGLMRGREFIMKDAYSFHADQASLQVTYDRMHQAYCNVFTRLGLKFRPVEADNGSIGGAGSHEFHVLAESGEDDIVFSNGSDYAANIEKAEAVPRETSRPAPAEELRLVDTPETKTIAALVEKFNLPIEKTIKTLIVRAEEEGKLIALVIRGDHELNEIKAAQQPGVANPLVMASDAELRDAIGAGAGSLGPLNLPLPIIIDRSVELMSDFGIGANIDDKHYFGVNWERDLPVPTVADLRNVVAGDPSPDGKGTLEIKRGIEVGHIFQLGNKYSKAMKCEVLGENGKPITLEMGCYGIGVSRVVAAAIEQNNDEKGIIWSDALAPFQVALVPLRYETEQVREATDKLYAELTAAGFEVLLDDRDKKTSPGIKFADMELIGIPHRIVVSDRGLADGNLEYKSRTEAEAQPLPVADVLSFLQARIRR is encoded by the coding sequence ATGCGCACCAGTCAATATTTGCTCGCCACACAGAAAGAAACGCCTTCCGATGCGGTCGTGATCAGCCATCAGCTGATGCTGCGCGCCGGCATGATCCGCAAACTGGCCTCGGGCCTGTACACCTGGCTGCCCATGGGCTTGAAGGTGATGCGCAAGGTCGAAGCCATCGTTCGTGAAGAAATGAACGCTGCCGGCTCTCTGGAAGTGTTGATGCCGAGCACCCAACCGGCTGAACTGTGGCAGGAATCCGGGCGCTGGGAAGAGTACGGCCCTGAGTTGCTGCGCTTCAAGGACCGTCATGGCCGCGATTTCTGCGCCGGCCCGACCCATGAAGAAGTGATCACCGACCTGATGCGCAACGAGCTGAGCAGCTATAAACAGCTGCCGCTGAACCTGTATCAGATCCAGACCAAATTCCGTGATGAAATCCGCCCACGCTTCGGCTTGATGCGCGGCCGTGAATTCATTATGAAGGACGCGTATTCGTTCCACGCCGACCAGGCTTCCCTGCAGGTCACTTACGACCGCATGCACCAGGCCTATTGCAACGTGTTCACGCGCCTGGGCCTGAAATTCCGTCCGGTAGAAGCGGACAACGGTTCCATCGGTGGTGCCGGCTCCCACGAATTCCACGTACTGGCCGAATCCGGCGAAGACGATATCGTGTTCAGCAACGGTTCCGACTACGCAGCAAACATCGAGAAAGCCGAAGCCGTGCCACGGGAAACGTCCCGCCCTGCACCGGCCGAAGAGCTGCGCTTGGTAGACACGCCAGAGACCAAGACCATCGCGGCCCTGGTGGAAAAATTCAATCTGCCGATTGAAAAGACCATCAAGACCCTGATCGTGCGCGCCGAAGAAGAAGGCAAGCTGATCGCCCTGGTGATCCGTGGCGACCACGAACTCAACGAAATCAAAGCCGCCCAGCAACCTGGCGTGGCCAACCCACTGGTCATGGCCAGTGATGCCGAACTGCGCGACGCCATTGGCGCTGGTGCTGGTTCCCTGGGCCCACTGAACCTGCCGTTGCCAATTATCATCGACCGTTCGGTCGAGCTGATGAGCGACTTCGGTATTGGCGCGAACATCGACGACAAGCATTACTTCGGTGTGAACTGGGAGCGTGACCTGCCGGTTCCGACCGTGGCCGACCTGCGTAATGTGGTCGCTGGTGACCCGAGCCCGGATGGCAAAGGTACCCTGGAGATCAAGCGCGGCATCGAAGTCGGGCACATCTTCCAGCTGGGCAATAAGTACAGCAAGGCCATGAAGTGCGAAGTGCTGGGCGAGAACGGCAAGCCGATCACCCTGGAAATGGGCTGCTACGGCATTGGCGTTTCGCGCGTGGTTGCAGCTGCCATCGAGCAGAACAACGACGAGAAAGGCATCATCTGGAGTGACGCCCTGGCGCCGTTCCAGGTCGCCCTGGTACCGCTGCGCTATGAAACCGAGCAAGTACGCGAAGCCACCGACAAACTGTATGCCGAACTGACGGCCGCCGGTTTTGAAGTGTTGCTGGATGACCGGGACAAGAAAACCAGCCCGGGCATCAAGTTCGCCGACATGGAACTGATTGGCATCCCACACCGGATCGTGGTCAGTGACCGCGGCCTGGCGGATGGCAATCTGGAATACAAGAGCCGGACCGAAGCCGAAGCCCAACCGTTGCCGGTGGCTGACGTGCTGTCTTTCCTTCAGGCGCGTATTCGTCGCTGA
- the dinB gene encoding DNA polymerase IV, whose product MTQRKIIHVDCDCFYAAIEMRDDPSLAQKPLAVGGSADRRGVIATCNYEARAYGVRSAMSSRHALKLCPDLTIVKPRMDAYKEASKEIQTIFRDYTDLIEPLSLDEAYLDVSDCTHFGGSATRIAQDIRRRVSNQLHITVSAGVAPNKFLAKIASDWKKPNGLFVITPDQVEDFVSQLRVSKLHGVGKVTADKLARLGIEDCLQLREWNKLALVREFGSFGERLWSLARGVDDRAVHNDSRRQSISVENTYDVDLPDLSSCLAKLPELMETLAGRMARIDSSYRAGKPFVKVKFHDFTQTTLEQAGAGRDLESYQQLLTQAFNRGGKPVRLLGIGVRLLDLSNGNEQLEFSW is encoded by the coding sequence ATGACGCAGCGCAAAATCATCCACGTTGACTGTGATTGCTTCTACGCCGCCATCGAGATGCGCGATGACCCGAGCCTTGCGCAAAAGCCGCTGGCGGTGGGTGGCTCGGCTGACCGGCGCGGGGTGATCGCTACCTGCAACTATGAGGCGCGGGCCTATGGCGTGCGCTCGGCCATGTCGTCACGCCACGCGTTGAAGCTGTGCCCGGACCTGACCATCGTCAAGCCGCGCATGGACGCCTATAAGGAAGCGTCGAAGGAAATCCAGACGATCTTTCGCGACTACACCGACCTGATCGAACCGCTGTCGCTGGATGAAGCCTATCTGGACGTGTCTGACTGTACGCATTTCGGCGGCAGTGCCACGCGCATCGCCCAGGACATTCGCCGCCGCGTCTCCAACCAGTTGCATATCACCGTGTCTGCCGGTGTCGCGCCGAATAAATTCCTGGCCAAGATCGCCAGCGACTGGAAGAAACCCAATGGGTTGTTTGTGATTACCCCGGACCAGGTCGAAGACTTTGTCTCGCAGTTGCGTGTGAGCAAATTGCACGGCGTGGGTAAAGTCACGGCAGACAAACTGGCGCGCCTGGGAATTGAAGACTGCCTGCAACTGCGTGAGTGGAACAAGCTGGCGCTGGTGCGGGAATTTGGCAGCTTTGGCGAGCGACTGTGGAGCCTGGCGCGTGGGGTTGATGACCGCGCAGTGCACAACGATAGCCGTCGGCAATCCATCAGTGTGGAAAATACCTACGATGTGGACCTGCCGGATCTTTCAAGCTGCCTGGCAAAGCTTCCCGAACTGATGGAAACCCTGGCCGGGCGTATGGCGCGAATCGACAGCAGTTATCGGGCGGGCAAGCCGTTCGTTAAAGTGAAGTTTCATGACTTTACCCAGACGACACTGGAGCAGGCAGGGGCAGGGCGGGATTTGGAGAGTTATCAACAGCTGCTGACGCAGGCGTTTAACCGGGGTGGGAAGCCGGTGCGGTTGTTGGGGATTGGGGTGCGGTTGCTGGATTTAAGCAACGGCAACGAACAACTCGAGTTCTCCTGGTAG